One Clavelina lepadiformis chromosome 1, kaClaLepa1.1, whole genome shotgun sequence genomic region harbors:
- the LOC143452467 gene encoding phosphatidylinositol N-acetylglucosaminyltransferase subunit A-like, with translation MAHNIALVSDFFYPNVGGVENHMFQLAQCLKKRGHKVIIITHAYGKRSGVQFLSGMLKVYYLPLIVFYNQCVLPTIFGAMPVIRTILLAEKITIVHGHSSFSTLAHEGMFHAKSLGIRTVFTDHSLFGFADTSSILTNRLLEWSLADTNCVICVSHTSKENTVLRANLDPGDVFVIPNAVDPTVFIPSTSDNKNNDKIYIVVMSRLVYRKGMDLLATIIPEICNTFDDVDFIIGGDGPKRLLLDEVCEQYQLQDRITFLGSVPHHEVPGVLRRGHIFLNTSLTEAFCMAIVEAACCGLHVISTSVGGIPEVLPEDLVHLAHPNAKSLLSTVIEAVNKLKSGQLLTKEDIHKKVAHLYTWPKVAKRTERVYDAVMNKDQPTVKHRMFKLSKCGPVIGKVFILFLLINELLLKLMDWFQPRRRLHNLMKQKHTN, from the exons ATGGCGCATAATATTGCACTGGTATCAGATTTCTTTTACCCAAATGTTGGTGGTGTTGAAAATCACATGTTTCAGTTGGCACAATGTTTAAAGAAGAGAGGACACAAG GTTATCATCATTACACATGCCTATGGAAAGAGAAGTGGTGTTCAGTTTTTAAGTGGAATGTTGAAGGTCTACTATTTACCTCTCATCGTGTTCTACAATCAATGTGTGCTCCCAACTATATTTGGAGCTATGCCAGTCATAAG AACGATATTGCTTGCTGAAAAAATCACCATAGTCCATGGACATTCATCGTTCTCTACACTTGCTCATGAAGGAATGTTTCATGCAAAGTCACTCGGTATTCGGACTGTATTTACTGACCATTCCTTGTTTGGATTTGCCGATACAAGCTCGATTTTGACAAATAGGTTACTGGAATGGTCATTGGCTGACACTAACTGTGTGATTTGTGTTTCACATACAAGCAAA GAAAATACAGTGCTACGAGCAAATCTTGATCCTGGAGACGTTTTTGTAATTCCCAATGCAGTTGATCCAACAGTTTTTATTCCATCAACATCAgacaataaaaacaatgacaaaatttatattgtagTGATGAGCAGGCTGGTTTATAGAAAAG GCATGGATCTCTTGGCAACCATCATACCTGAAATATGCAACACTTTTGATGATGTCGACTTCATTATTGGTGGTGATGGCCCGAAACGCCTACTTTTAGATGAAGTATGTGAACAATATCAGCTACAAGATCGGATCACTTTTCTGGGTTCTGTTCCTCACCACGA AGTCCCAGGTGTACTAAGACGGGGTCACATTTTCCTTAATACCTCTTTAACAGAAGCTTTTTGTATGGCAATTGTTGAAGCTGCATGCTGTGGACTTCACGTCATCAGCACAAG TGTTGGAGGCATCCCGGAAGTGTTACCAGAGGATCTCGTGCACCTTGCACACCCTAACGCTAAATCATTGCTGTCCACTGTAATAGAAGcagtaaataaattaaaatcaggTCAACTCTTAACCAAGGAAGACATACACAAGAAGGTGGCACATTTATATACTTGGCCAAAG GTTGCAAAAAGAACGGAAAGGGTCTATGATGCGGTCATGAACAAAGATCAACCCACCGTTAAACATAGAATGTTTAAATTGTCAAAATGTGGACCTGTCATAG GCAAAGTATTCATCCTTTTTTTGTTGATTAATGAATTGCTGCTGAAGCTAATGGACTGGTTTCAACCGAGGCGTCGTCTGCATAACTTAATGAAGCAGAAGCACACAAACTAG